In one Prosthecochloris aestuarii DSM 271 genomic region, the following are encoded:
- a CDS encoding lysophospholipid acyltransferase family protein, translating into MNLQTLLFFLVILPVTFFGLLIALLVNLIDPSGDGFHRMAAWWGRFCAKLLGIRIDVVGREHYDATKNYLVISNHAGMADIPILLGTLQLNLRFVAKEELGRIPVFGWALKKGGYVLIKRGQNKEALKSLFKAAEVLNSGRSVHIFPEGTRSATGELLPFKRGAFLIAQKAPTPILPIAIIGSSTITPKKSLKIRKGTIRIIINPPIETSGKTALQLQEAAFQTISSAIEQSGISA; encoded by the coding sequence ATGAACCTTCAGACCCTCTTATTCTTTCTGGTTATTCTCCCGGTGACGTTTTTCGGTTTACTGATAGCACTGCTCGTCAACCTCATCGACCCATCCGGCGACGGATTTCACCGTATGGCCGCCTGGTGGGGACGATTCTGTGCAAAACTGCTGGGCATCAGGATTGACGTCGTCGGCAGAGAGCACTACGACGCCACAAAAAACTATCTGGTCATAAGCAACCACGCAGGTATGGCCGACATTCCGATCCTCCTTGGCACACTGCAACTGAACCTGCGTTTTGTCGCAAAGGAAGAGCTCGGGCGCATCCCTGTTTTTGGCTGGGCTCTCAAAAAGGGCGGCTATGTGCTCATCAAACGCGGCCAGAACAAAGAAGCGCTCAAAAGCCTGTTCAAAGCGGCAGAAGTCCTCAATAGCGGACGCTCTGTGCATATTTTCCCGGAAGGAACGCGCTCTGCGACCGGGGAACTGCTTCCGTTTAAAAGAGGCGCGTTTCTGATTGCCCAGAAAGCACCAACACCGATTCTTCCCATAGCCATTATCGGAAGCAGCACCATCACTCCGAAAAAAAGCCTGAAAATCCGAAAAGGAACCATCAGGATTATCATCAATCCTCCAATAGAAACAAGCGGCAAAACAGCCCTGCAGCTGCAAGAAGCTGCATTTCAGACAATCAGCAGCGCCATCGAACAGTCTGGAATTTCGGCTTAA
- a CDS encoding homoserine kinase — protein MKTVTGFASATIGNVACGFDVLGFAIKEPGDEVILTLHEESSSESPVSIKTIHGDGGALPRDPKKNTSSFVVLKFLEYLRNHKGIDFQGHIDLELKKNLPLSSGMGSSAASAAAALIAANELLGGPCTKMELVHFAIEGERVACGSAHADNAAPAMLGNFILIRSYNPLDLITIPPPDQLYCTLAHPHIELRTAYARSVLPRSISLKTATEQWGNVGALISGLLTSDYELIGRALVDVIAEPKRATLIPGFYQVKEAALGAGALGCSIAGSGPSIFAFSSSAATAEKAGTAMRNAFLDIDEHLEADIWVSPVCREGARIL, from the coding sequence ATGAAAACTGTCACAGGATTTGCTTCGGCAACCATCGGGAATGTCGCCTGCGGTTTTGATGTTCTGGGATTTGCCATCAAGGAACCCGGTGATGAAGTCATTCTGACGCTTCACGAAGAGAGCTCATCAGAATCACCCGTTTCCATCAAGACAATTCATGGAGATGGCGGAGCACTCCCAAGAGATCCAAAAAAAAACACATCCAGCTTTGTCGTCCTGAAATTCCTTGAATATCTGAGAAACCACAAAGGTATTGATTTCCAGGGTCATATAGATCTCGAACTAAAAAAAAATCTTCCACTCAGCAGCGGAATGGGAAGCAGTGCAGCCAGTGCTGCTGCAGCCCTTATCGCAGCAAATGAACTCCTGGGCGGTCCATGCACCAAGATGGAACTCGTTCATTTCGCTATTGAAGGAGAACGCGTCGCCTGCGGCTCGGCCCATGCCGACAACGCTGCTCCGGCAATGCTGGGAAACTTCATCCTGATAAGAAGCTACAATCCCCTTGACCTGATCACGATACCTCCGCCCGATCAGCTCTACTGCACGCTGGCACACCCCCACATCGAACTTCGAACCGCCTATGCCCGCTCAGTCCTGCCACGCAGCATATCACTGAAAACGGCGACCGAGCAATGGGGAAATGTAGGCGCATTGATCTCTGGCCTCCTCACCTCAGACTATGAGCTCATCGGACGCGCCCTGGTCGATGTGATCGCCGAGCCCAAACGAGCGACGCTGATACCGGGATTCTACCAGGTCAAAGAGGCTGCTCTTGGAGCCGGAGCGCTCGGCTGCAGCATAGCCGGTTCCGGACCGTCGATCTTCGCATTCTCATCATCAGCCGCAACAGCCGAAAAGGCCGGTACAGCCATGAGAAACGCATTTCTCGACATTGATGAACACCTTGAAGCCGACATATGGGTTTCTCCCGTCTGCCGCGAAGGGGCAAGGATTCTGTAA
- a CDS encoding response regulator gives MTNSSTSATAEFRTLVVLEALKERRPEHEVAAAFNISRQELSEWKEQFLSKADSLFRPELTENKPEKCPDDIDWQKVFHAISHPTIILDENQIILSANPATAKAFGLDTPDLIGRKCTELFHATWCTPDRCPMQEVKMTRNPAEGIMISETLGRYFLVSCTPVLNTTGDVEKIIHIATDITQQIKAEQTLQRSDSILSTLQFVTTELQNSHRFEETINRVLSMLGTVLEVNRAYIVECQAVDTKTPFTNLRYLWQDPYALSKKQKPLFQEPLSDRGERASLLKTLEKNLVLQRITNDTSGAERAILQAAHITSILAIPINIEKKWWGFIGFDDCRNDRSWTRTEIEALRSAAETLGAAIIHQRTTLKLKESEARNGAMLNALPDMLFVLDKEGVCLDFHARNNNEPHPPAKQFIGKSLKEIFPEAHSSALQHLIHEVSESGAPKIHEYQMKRSGKTSHYEIRVVPLGTDKTLNIVRNMTDQKETENKLLRTNRKLENASRKAKKLAEQAQEASKAKSEFLANISHEIRTPMNGVIGMTGLLLETDLTPQQHRYAGTIASSAQSLLDLINDILDVSKIEAGKLTLEILDFDLQELMDDFAASFAIQAEQKNLEFLCSIEPGIPTRLTGDPGRLRQILMNIAGNAVKFTSKGEIAIYVTLDSDCDDQVVLRFCIRDTGIGIAKEKIDTLFEKFTQIDASATRQYGGTGLGLSIAKDLVELMQGSIGVESTVNQGSLFWFTAKLNRQTHATLQAQESKNRSLFGQKALIVDDNATNREILSKRLLSWGMRPEESDNGQDALDMLIRASTSTDAFTIAVIDMQMPEMDGVMLGKAIREHEALMSLQMIMMTSLGNNGESSLAEKAGFSAWLQKPVQIKKLKNALIALSATQEPEADEQPSQKKPNNLLNRFAECKARILLVEDNIVNQQVAMLMLKKFGLHVDGVANGKEALSALMSLPYDVVLMDIQMPVMDGLEATRRIRNGECGTSAIPIIAMTAHAKQSDRELCLATGMNDYVSKPVNQQALADTLEKWLPKHSDTQNAT, from the coding sequence ATGACAAACAGCAGCACATCTGCCACTGCGGAATTCAGAACCCTTGTCGTCCTTGAAGCGCTCAAAGAACGACGCCCCGAACATGAAGTAGCTGCAGCATTCAACATCTCCCGACAGGAATTGTCGGAATGGAAAGAGCAGTTTCTGAGCAAAGCTGACTCCCTGTTCCGGCCTGAACTGACGGAAAACAAACCGGAAAAATGTCCTGACGACATAGACTGGCAAAAAGTTTTTCACGCAATCTCTCATCCGACGATCATTCTCGACGAGAATCAGATCATCCTCTCAGCCAATCCTGCCACAGCAAAAGCCTTTGGTCTCGATACCCCTGATCTGATCGGCAGAAAGTGCACCGAACTCTTTCACGCAACGTGGTGCACTCCGGACAGATGCCCCATGCAAGAGGTCAAAATGACCCGTAACCCTGCTGAAGGCATCATGATATCTGAAACACTGGGCAGATATTTTCTCGTTTCCTGCACGCCTGTTTTGAATACAACGGGAGATGTAGAAAAAATCATCCATATCGCCACCGATATCACTCAACAGATCAAAGCAGAACAAACCCTGCAACGCAGTGACTCCATTCTAAGCACGCTTCAATTCGTCACCACGGAACTCCAGAACTCTCATCGTTTTGAAGAGACAATCAATCGCGTCCTCTCGATGCTGGGGACTGTCCTTGAGGTCAACCGCGCCTATATCGTGGAATGTCAGGCTGTCGACACCAAAACACCTTTCACCAATCTCCGATACCTGTGGCAGGACCCGTACGCTCTGTCCAAAAAGCAAAAACCGCTCTTTCAGGAGCCCCTGTCCGACCGGGGCGAACGAGCATCGTTGCTGAAAACGCTTGAGAAAAACCTCGTTCTACAGCGAATCACCAATGATACTTCAGGCGCTGAACGAGCGATACTGCAAGCCGCACACATCACGTCAATACTGGCCATACCGATCAATATCGAAAAAAAATGGTGGGGCTTTATAGGATTCGACGATTGCAGGAACGATCGATCCTGGACCCGGACTGAAATCGAAGCCCTGCGCTCTGCGGCAGAGACCCTCGGCGCGGCGATCATCCACCAGAGAACAACACTGAAGCTCAAGGAAAGCGAAGCACGCAACGGAGCAATGCTCAACGCACTACCGGATATGCTTTTTGTGCTTGACAAAGAGGGTGTATGCCTTGACTTCCATGCCAGAAACAACAATGAACCCCATCCGCCTGCAAAACAATTTATCGGAAAAAGTCTTAAGGAAATTTTCCCGGAAGCGCACTCCTCTGCCTTACAACACCTTATCCATGAGGTATCCGAATCAGGAGCGCCAAAAATCCATGAGTACCAGATGAAACGTTCCGGAAAAACATCGCACTATGAAATCCGCGTCGTTCCACTCGGCACAGACAAAACCCTGAATATCGTCCGAAACATGACGGACCAGAAAGAAACTGAAAATAAACTCTTACGAACCAACAGGAAACTCGAAAACGCGAGCAGGAAAGCAAAAAAACTCGCAGAACAAGCCCAGGAGGCAAGCAAGGCAAAAAGTGAATTTCTCGCCAATATCAGTCATGAAATCCGTACTCCCATGAACGGGGTCATCGGCATGACCGGACTACTCCTGGAAACAGACCTTACACCGCAACAGCACCGCTACGCAGGAACCATTGCATCCAGCGCTCAATCCCTGCTTGACCTGATCAATGACATTCTTGACGTATCAAAAATCGAAGCAGGAAAACTCACTCTTGAAATCCTTGATTTCGATCTTCAGGAACTGATGGATGACTTTGCAGCCTCATTTGCCATCCAGGCTGAACAGAAAAACCTTGAATTTCTCTGCAGTATAGAGCCGGGTATCCCGACCAGGCTAACGGGAGATCCCGGACGTTTGCGTCAGATTCTGATGAATATTGCAGGCAATGCCGTGAAATTCACCAGTAAAGGCGAAATAGCCATCTACGTCACCCTCGATTCAGACTGTGACGACCAGGTTGTTTTACGCTTCTGCATCCGCGACACAGGAATCGGCATAGCAAAAGAAAAAATTGATACTCTTTTTGAAAAATTCACCCAGATCGACGCCTCGGCGACAAGACAATATGGAGGGACAGGGCTAGGCCTGTCCATCGCCAAAGACCTTGTAGAACTGATGCAAGGGTCAATCGGAGTCGAAAGCACAGTAAACCAGGGATCTCTCTTCTGGTTCACCGCAAAACTGAACCGCCAGACACACGCCACCCTGCAGGCTCAAGAGTCGAAAAACAGGTCGCTCTTCGGTCAAAAAGCGCTTATCGTAGACGATAACGCTACCAACCGTGAAATCCTCTCAAAACGCCTTTTGTCCTGGGGGATGCGGCCTGAGGAATCCGACAACGGTCAGGACGCCCTCGACATGCTCATCCGGGCATCAACAAGCACAGATGCCTTCACTATAGCTGTTATTGACATGCAGATGCCGGAAATGGATGGAGTCATGCTTGGAAAAGCGATCAGAGAACATGAAGCGCTGATGAGCCTTCAGATGATCATGATGACATCGCTCGGCAACAATGGTGAATCTTCACTGGCTGAAAAAGCCGGCTTTTCGGCATGGTTACAAAAACCGGTACAGATTAAAAAGCTCAAAAATGCCCTGATAGCACTATCAGCGACACAAGAGCCTGAAGCAGATGAACAGCCATCGCAAAAAAAGCCAAACAATCTCCTGAACCGCTTTGCTGAATGCAAAGCAAGAATTCTTCTTGTAGAAGACAATATCGTCAATCAGCAGGTCGCCATGCTCATGCTCAAAAAATTCGGCCTTCATGTCGACGGTGTAGCCAATGGCAAAGAAGCACTCTCGGCGCTCATGTCACTGCCGTATGATGTTGTGCTTATGGATATTCAGATGCCGGTGATGGACGGACTGGAAGCCACCCGACGAATAAGAAATGGAGAATGCGGGACGAGTGCTATTCCTATTATCGCTATGACAGCCCATGCGAAGCAGAGTGACAGGGAACTCTGCCTTGCGACAGGAATGAACGACTATGTCTCGAAACCGGTAAACCAGCAGGCGCTGGCCGACACTCTTGAAAAATGGCTGCCGAAACACAGCGATACGCAAAACGCAACGTAG
- the thrC gene encoding threonine synthase, protein MIYYSTNKSSTPASLKRATLEGLAPDGGLYVPSAIPVFSPSEIELLKEAPFKDIAFAIAKKYTGSEIPPDRLYEIIEECFNFPTPLVPLDNNTFIEELFHGPTLAFKDYGARFLARMTGYFAEEDHTLITILVATSGDTGSAVAYGFQGIPNTRVVLLYPSGKVSRLQEQQLTTAGGNVTALEVKGDFDDCQRLVKQAFMDGSIKQNLTLTSANSINISRLIPQSFYYAWAALQLDRKYPGKKAVFSVPSGNYGNLTAGVLAKMMGFPIDHFIAASNANDSVTRYIEEGRYEPHPTIRTLSTAMDVGDPSNFARLRHIYANDHTKMAADITGYSISDNETLETIRSVYDRFGYIMDPHTAVGSRALELWREQMTQADSNPAVVLSTAHPAKFLESIREALDMEISIPDRLQTVLDKQKIATLIGSDYNELSAFLSALD, encoded by the coding sequence ATGATTTACTACAGTACCAATAAATCTTCGACACCGGCAAGCCTCAAAAGAGCGACGCTTGAGGGTCTAGCCCCCGATGGCGGCCTCTATGTCCCGTCTGCCATACCGGTTTTCTCTCCCTCGGAGATCGAACTGCTCAAAGAAGCTCCGTTTAAGGATATTGCCTTTGCCATAGCAAAAAAATATACCGGAAGTGAAATTCCCCCTGACCGTCTCTACGAGATCATTGAAGAGTGCTTCAATTTCCCAACCCCACTGGTACCTCTCGACAACAACACGTTTATCGAGGAACTCTTCCATGGCCCCACACTTGCGTTCAAAGACTACGGTGCACGTTTTCTGGCCAGAATGACCGGTTATTTCGCAGAGGAAGATCATACACTCATTACCATCCTCGTAGCGACTTCCGGAGACACGGGTAGCGCTGTAGCCTACGGATTTCAGGGTATTCCCAATACACGGGTCGTCCTGCTCTATCCATCCGGAAAAGTCAGCCGCCTTCAGGAACAGCAGCTGACAACCGCAGGAGGAAACGTCACAGCACTTGAGGTCAAAGGTGATTTTGATGATTGTCAAAGGCTTGTCAAACAAGCATTTATGGACGGATCGATCAAGCAGAATCTCACCCTGACATCGGCAAACTCCATCAATATATCGCGTCTCATCCCCCAGTCGTTCTACTATGCATGGGCAGCGCTGCAACTCGACAGAAAGTATCCGGGGAAAAAAGCTGTCTTCTCGGTTCCGAGCGGAAACTACGGCAACCTTACCGCTGGCGTACTGGCAAAAATGATGGGATTCCCGATCGATCACTTTATTGCAGCCTCCAATGCAAACGACAGCGTTACACGCTATATTGAAGAGGGACGCTATGAGCCTCATCCGACAATCCGTACACTGTCGACGGCAATGGATGTCGGCGATCCAAGCAATTTCGCCCGCCTGCGCCACATCTATGCCAATGATCACACGAAAATGGCTGCAGATATTACAGGCTACTCGATCTCGGACAACGAAACGCTCGAAACCATCAGAAGCGTCTACGACCGTTTCGGCTATATCATGGATCCGCATACCGCTGTCGGCAGCAGGGCTCTTGAACTCTGGAGAGAGCAGATGACGCAAGCCGATTCCAACCCGGCTGTCGTACTGTCGACAGCGCATCCGGCAAAATTCCTTGAATCGATCCGTGAAGCGCTCGATATGGAGATATCCATCCCTGACAGATTGCAGACCGTTCTGGATAAACAGAAAATAGCAACCCTGATCGGTTCCGACTACAATGAACTCTCAGCGTTTCTTTCTGCACTCGATTAA
- a CDS encoding F0F1 ATP synthase subunit gamma — protein MATLKDIRTRIKGVKSTQQVTKAMKMVAAAKLRRAQESAVQARPYAAKLKEMLGSLSTKVDTSLNPMLSARDEVGRVLVVLITSDRGLCGAFNTNIIKVAQKVMTVDHADLHKSGKVDLICAGSKGYDFFRKRDYRILKGYPGVFQNLDFSVAKEIAEQASGMYLRGEVDKVVVVYNEFKSVLAPNLKSEVLLPITPEGSGDEGGSDYIYEPSPASIIDVLVPKHLNTQVWRMMLESNAAEQAARMAAMDSATENAKELLRLLNISYNRARQAAITTELSEIVAGAEALQGT, from the coding sequence ATGGCAACGTTAAAGGATATACGAACTCGTATCAAAGGCGTCAAGTCGACGCAGCAGGTGACCAAAGCAATGAAAATGGTTGCTGCCGCTAAGCTTCGCAGAGCACAGGAATCGGCCGTTCAGGCACGGCCCTATGCCGCAAAGCTGAAAGAGATGCTCGGTTCCCTTTCGACCAAGGTCGATACATCGCTCAACCCGATGTTGTCGGCCCGTGACGAGGTCGGCAGGGTGCTGGTTGTTCTCATCACGTCCGATAGAGGACTTTGTGGTGCGTTCAACACCAACATCATTAAAGTCGCACAGAAGGTTATGACGGTCGATCATGCCGATCTTCACAAGAGCGGAAAGGTTGATCTGATCTGTGCGGGCTCCAAGGGGTATGATTTTTTCCGCAAACGCGATTACCGTATCCTTAAAGGCTATCCCGGTGTTTTTCAGAATCTCGATTTCAGTGTGGCAAAGGAAATTGCCGAGCAGGCATCGGGCATGTATCTTCGGGGCGAAGTTGATAAGGTGGTTGTCGTCTACAATGAGTTCAAATCAGTTCTTGCGCCTAATCTGAAAAGCGAAGTTCTTCTGCCTATCACCCCTGAAGGGAGTGGTGATGAAGGTGGCAGCGATTACATCTATGAGCCATCACCGGCTTCGATCATCGATGTACTGGTGCCGAAGCATCTCAATACCCAGGTATGGAGGATGATGCTCGAATCCAATGCTGCTGAGCAGGCTGCACGAATGGCTGCTATGGACTCTGCGACAGAAAACGCGAAAGAGCTGTTGCGATTGCTCAATATCAGCTACAACCGTGCACGTCAGGCAGCTATTACTACCGAGCTTTCGGAGATTGTCGCCGGCGCTGAAGCACTTCAAGGTACTTGA
- the atpA gene encoding F0F1 ATP synthase subunit alpha, whose amino-acid sequence MSTTVRPDEVSSILRKQLAGFESEADVYDVGTVLQVGDGIARIYGLSKVAAGELLEFPGKIMGMALNLEEDNVGAVMFGGADIVKEGDTVKRTGILASIPVGEAMLGRVINPLGEPIDGKGSIATEIRLPLERRAPGVIFRKSVHEPLQTGLKAIDAMIPIGRGQRELIIGDRQTGKTAVAIDTIINQKGKGVYCIYVATGQKSSTIAQVVSTLEKFGAMEYTTVIAASASDPAPLQYISPYAGATLGEYFRDTGRHALVIYDDLSKQAVAYRQLSLLLRRPPGREAFPGDVFYVHSRLLERAAKITDDIDVAKKMNDLPDALKPMVKGGGSLTALPIIETQAGDVSAYIPTNVISITDGQIFLESNLFNAGQRPAINVGISVSRVGGSAQIKAMKKISGTLRLDLAQFRELEAFSKFGSDLDKATKAQLDRGERLVEILKQGQYVPMPVEKQVAIIYVGTQGLLDSLDTKYVRQFEEEFLALLEHKHSDILSTIAETGKMEADLSSRLKEVAEKFMSSFKEKVKA is encoded by the coding sequence ATGTCTACAACAGTCAGGCCTGATGAGGTTTCATCCATACTCCGCAAGCAGCTGGCAGGGTTTGAGTCGGAGGCGGACGTTTATGACGTGGGAACAGTGCTCCAGGTGGGTGATGGTATCGCACGAATTTACGGTTTGTCCAAAGTCGCAGCTGGTGAGCTCCTTGAATTTCCCGGTAAGATTATGGGAATGGCATTGAACCTCGAGGAGGACAACGTTGGTGCGGTTATGTTTGGTGGAGCAGACATTGTCAAAGAAGGCGATACGGTTAAAAGAACCGGTATTCTCGCTTCTATTCCTGTCGGTGAAGCTATGCTCGGCAGGGTTATCAATCCGCTTGGCGAGCCAATCGATGGTAAAGGTTCCATCGCGACAGAAATTCGTCTTCCTCTCGAACGCAGGGCTCCCGGTGTTATTTTCCGTAAATCGGTGCACGAGCCGCTTCAGACAGGTCTGAAAGCTATTGATGCCATGATTCCTATCGGTCGCGGACAGCGTGAGCTGATTATCGGTGACCGCCAGACTGGTAAAACCGCGGTGGCGATCGATACGATTATCAACCAGAAGGGCAAAGGCGTTTACTGCATCTATGTGGCAACCGGCCAGAAAAGCTCTACCATCGCTCAGGTTGTCAGCACCCTCGAGAAGTTTGGTGCTATGGAGTACACGACGGTTATCGCGGCATCAGCATCCGATCCCGCTCCTCTGCAGTACATCTCTCCCTATGCCGGCGCTACTCTCGGTGAGTATTTCCGCGATACAGGCCGCCACGCGCTTGTCATCTATGATGATCTTTCCAAGCAGGCTGTAGCCTATCGCCAGTTGTCTCTTCTCCTTCGTCGTCCGCCAGGCCGTGAAGCATTCCCCGGTGACGTGTTCTACGTTCACTCGCGCCTTCTCGAGAGAGCGGCTAAAATCACCGACGATATCGACGTCGCAAAGAAAATGAACGATCTTCCCGACGCGCTTAAGCCGATGGTTAAAGGCGGCGGCAGTCTTACCGCTCTTCCGATCATCGAGACCCAGGCAGGAGACGTTTCGGCCTATATTCCGACCAACGTTATTTCGATTACCGATGGTCAGATCTTCCTCGAGTCGAACCTTTTCAACGCAGGTCAGCGTCCGGCTATCAACGTCGGTATCTCTGTCTCCCGTGTTGGCGGCAGCGCGCAGATCAAAGCGATGAAGAAAATTTCGGGTACACTTCGTCTTGACCTGGCTCAGTTCCGTGAACTTGAAGCTTTTTCAAAATTTGGTTCAGATCTCGATAAAGCCACCAAAGCGCAGCTTGATCGCGGTGAGCGTCTTGTCGAGATTCTTAAACAGGGCCAGTACGTTCCGATGCCAGTTGAAAAGCAGGTCGCTATCATTTACGTTGGTACCCAGGGTCTTCTCGATTCGCTCGATACGAAGTATGTTCGTCAGTTCGAGGAAGAGTTCCTCGCTCTGCTGGAACATAAACACAGTGATATTCTCTCGACGATTGCCGAGACCGGAAAAATGGAAGCCGATCTTTCGAGCAGGTTGAAAGAGGTTGCTGAGAAGTTTATGAGTTCCTTCAAGGAAAAAGTGAAGGCGTAA